Proteins co-encoded in one Medicago truncatula cultivar Jemalong A17 chromosome 8, MtrunA17r5.0-ANR, whole genome shotgun sequence genomic window:
- the LOC25502178 gene encoding uncharacterized protein: protein MISLVELCIDAACKTRETVDKWRLQRRSLDCLPSPLADALLRRLITRRLLHPSLLEIFKNSVEEVDLRGENSVDAEWMAYLGAFRHLRYLNLSECHRINSSALWPISGMNSLKDLDLSRCSKFNDAGINHILSVPNLVKLRISKTSVTANGVKLLASLKHLSLLDLGGLPVDDASLASLQVLKNLQHIELWDSKISNQGAAILNTFPKLAHLNLDWTNVTKLPDLTSLECLNMSNCTIDSILKDGKAPLTKLIFSGSTFLNEAETLSYANTYFLSFLDLAHTGLDKFFFLSKLKVIEHLNLSSCMMDDDSVEMVACIGGKLKSLNLSGTWVSSAGLGILAGHVPNLEILSLSQTSVDDTALLYISMMPSLKDVDLSNTNIKGFLHQGSSDLDSLSLTALQNLKQLQRLNLEHTQVTDEALFPLSSFQELRYLSLKSPSLADISLHHLSSVPKLTKFRICDAVLTNYAFDMFKAPGTLKLMDLRGCWLLTKEAIVSFCKNHPQIEVRHELVTVLPFEENGLHHSSPSRLTSKTMQAARKKEQTSLSPNFVDQRTKYSRDELLALQFMSLPLASSSEIDDSILEKQLD from the exons ATGATATCATTGGTTGAACTCTGCATTGACGCAGCTTGTAAAACCAGAGAAACCGTTGACAAATGGCGGTTACAAAGACGATCTCTCGATTGCTTACCTTCTCCTCTCGCCGACGCTCTTCTCCGCCGCCTCATCACTCGCCGTCTCCTCCACCCATCTCTCCTCGAGATTTTCAAAAACAGTGTGGAAGAGGTTGATTTGAGAGGAGAAAACTCCGTGGATGCAGAATGGATGGCATATTTAGGAGCATTTCGCCATTTACGTTATTTGAACCTTTCTGAATGTCATCGAATCAATTCTTCTGCTCTTTGGcctatttcaggaatgaatagcCTTAAAGACTTGGATCTATCTAGATGCTCCAAATTTAATGATGCTGGAATTAATCATATCCTTTCTGTTCCTAATTTGGTGAAGTTGCGCATTTCCAAAACCAGTGTCACTGCCAATGGAGTCAAGCTTCTTGCCTCTCTTAAACACTTATCTCTTCTTGACTTGGGCGGTTTGCCCGTAGATGATGCATCTTTAGCTTCGTTGcag GTACTGAAAAATCTACAACACATTGAACTCTGGGACAGTAAAATATCAAACCAAGGTGCTGCTATTCTTAATACGTTCCCCAAGTTAGCCCATTTGAATCTTGATTGGACTAACGTCACAAAATTGCCTGATTTAACATCTCTTGAATGCCTCAACATGAGTAATTGTACTATTGATTCTATTCTCAAAGATGGTAAAGCTCCTTTGACAAAGCTTATTTTCTCTGGGTCTACATTCCTGAATGAAGCTGAAACCTTATCGTATGCAAATACATATTTCCTGTCCTTTCTGGACTTGGCCCATACCGGACTTGACAAGTTCTTCTTCTTAAGTAAACTGAAAGTAATAGAACATCTCAATCTCAGCTCATGTATGATGGATGATGATTCAGTTGAGATGGTTGCATGTATTGGTGGAAAGTTGAAAAGTCTGAATCTGAGTGGTACTTGGGTTAGCTCTGCTGGATTAGGGATTTTAGCTGGACATGTTCCCAATCTTGAAATTCTGTCACTATCTCAGACATCAGTCGATGATACTGCCCTCTTATATATCAGCATGATGCCTTCATTGAAGGATGTTGATCTGAGCAATACAAACATTAAAG GGTTTTTGCACCAGGGAAGTTCTGATTTGGATTCGCTCTCTCTAACGGCCCTACAAAATCTGAAACAATTACAAAGGTTGAATTTGGAGCACACTCAAGTCACCGATGAAGCTTTATTCCCTTTATCAAGCTTCCAAGAACTGAGATATTTATCTCTTAAAAGTCCTTCACTTGCCGACATCTCACTTCACCATCTATCATCAGTTCCTAAGTTGACAAAGTTTAGGATTTGTGATGCGGTTTTGACAAATTATGCTTTTGATATGTTTAAGGCTCCTGGAACTCTTAAACTTATGGACCTCAGAGGTTGTTGGCTCTTGACAAAAGAAGCTATCGTATCATTCTGTAAAAATCACCCACAAATTGAAGTAAGGCATGAACTTGTTACTGTACTTccttttgaagaaaatggaCTTCATCATTCATCTCCATCTCGATTAACTTCAAAGACTATGCAAGCAGCTAGGAAGAAAGAACAAACCTCCTTATCTCCAAATTTTGTAG ATCAAAGGACGAAATATAGTAGAGATGAATTACTTGCATTGCAGTTTATGTCTTTGCCTCTTGCATCCAGTAGTGAAATAGACGACTCAATACTTGAGAAGCAATTGGATTGA